One window of the Salvia miltiorrhiza cultivar Shanhuang (shh) chromosome 6, IMPLAD_Smil_shh, whole genome shotgun sequence genome contains the following:
- the LOC130990084 gene encoding uncharacterized protein LOC130990084 has protein sequence MATGAAGDGLFRSLLEGCITAADTGIQRRPYHRNCGCALHNSAGHCPHRSRYDKISYPIRRSWSEGSLALIGQSSLSPSSSPAEMPRTPSQSALCRSAEDDEGYFGGRKQEYEDGARHSASHFPCDTSHLIFFLVMANYLYSKHYTYSIHLLF, from the exons ATGGCGACTGGAGCTGCCGGCGACGGCCTCTTCCGGAGCCTGCTGGAAGGCTGCATTACGGCGGCGGACACGGGGATCCAGCGCCGCCCCTACCACCGCAACTGCGGCTGCGCTCTCCACAACTCCGCCGGCCACTGCCCGCACCGCTCGAGGTACGACAAGATCTCCTACCCGATCCGCCGCTCCTGGAGCGAAGGATCGCTCGCGCTGATCGGCCAATCCTCGCTGTCTCCGTCCTCCTCCCCGGCGGAGATGCCGAGGACGCCGTCTCAGTCGGCGTTGTGCAGATCGGCGGAGGATGATGAG GGATATTTTGGAGGCCGAAAGCAGGAGTATGAAGATGGCGCACGCCACTCCGCCTCTCACTTCCCCTGCGACACATCACACCTTATTTTCTTCTTAGTCATGGCAAATTACTTATATTCAAAACACTATACATATTCAATTCATTTGCTGTTCTAG